In Spirochaetota bacterium, the genomic window GTGATACTATTGTAGTTTATAAAGTCAAAGATAAGATTCCTTACAAGATAGTCAATCATGATAATACCATAATAGCAGGTGTTTATAGTTAATTTTATACGATACTTTTTGTATGTTTGAGGGGTAACTATGGCTAAAAGTTATGCTAAGCTTATAGTTGGGCTTGGAAATATAGGATCGCAATACACTTACACTAGACATAATATTGGTTTTATGGCTATTGATGTCCTTGCGAAGGAGTATAATGTCAAGTTTGATATAAAGAAGAAGAAAAGTGCTTTAGGTATTGCTAAAATAGGTGATAAGAAGGTAGCACTTCTCAAACCTCAAACATATATGAATATAAGCGGTGAGCCAGTGCTATATACTGCTAGTTTTCTGAAGATACCTCCAGAAGATATAATAGTTGTTTGCGATGATGTATCACTACAGGTAGGGAAGATAAGAATAAGGAAAGAAGGATCTAGCGGAGGTCACAATGGTCTAAAGTCAGTAGCATATTATCTCAAGACAGACCTCTTCCCGAGGATACGAATAGGCATAGGCGAACCTCCTGAATATGTTCCACTTGAGAACTGGGTTCTTTCAAACATAACACTGAAAGAATACCAAATCTTGAGTAAAACCTTAAAGGTGTTTAAGAAAGTTGTTGAGGTTATACTTTTTGAAGGCATAGACTCTGCTATGAACAAGTTCAATGGACTAGAGCCAGAGGATTATGAGGATATACTAGAATCATCTGACTTATTCTCCTTCAATCTGGAGGATTAGTTTGGTTGATAGGTTGGCTATTGCAGGTCTAGGACTGATAGGTGGTAGTATAGCAATAGCAGTCAAGAATAAGTATCCTAACTCAAAAATTGTAGGAATAACAAGAAACATTGAGAGTGTAAGAAAGAACAACTTTTCCAAATATTTTGACTTACTTCTTGATTATTCAGAACTTGTAGAAACGAGAAACATTGATTTTTGTGTGATATGCTCTCCTGTGTCAACAATACCAGAAGTTTTTAGAACCCTTAAGTCGTATTTTGGAGTTAGAACAATATTTACAGATGTTGGAAGCGTAAAAGAATGGATCGTAAAAGAGATAAATGATACCAGTTTCATAGGCTCTCACCCGATGGCAGGTAGCGAAAAATCAGGAATTGAAAATGCTGACCCAAACATATTCTTAAACGCAACATGCGTTGTAACTCCCAAGAATAACTCCGAAGAACAGATAAAAATAGTGTCTGAATTTTGGAATAACCTAGATATGAACGTCATCTTACTATCTCCTGAAGTTCACGACAAGATCGTATCTCAAACGAGTCATCTAGTACATCTAGTGTCATTTGCATTGTCAAAACTACTCTCGCAATCTGAGTTTTCCAAAGACATGTTTTATGGAATATTTGGAAAAGGGCTTATAGATACAACCAGAGTATCCAAAAGTGATCCTCATCTGTGGATTGATATATTCAAAAGAAATAAGAATAATTTAATAGATGCACTTGAGGATTTCATATCCGTGATCCGAACATTTAGAGACTATGTAAAAGTAGAGAACTGGGATACTTTACTAGAGAGCCTTATGAAAGCCAAAAATTTCAGAGATAGTATTAAATGAAGCCTATCTCCAGTAGTTCTGGTGATCTAGTCTTTATTATCTCTTTCATTCTATCAATAGCTCTACTTTCAATCTGTCTAACTCTCTCTTTAGTGAAACCCATTATCTCACCAATCTCTTTTAGAGAGTATGGCTTTCCGTAGAAACCAAACCTATATTTTATTACTTCTCTTTCTTTTTCAGGTAGTGCCTCAACTATACTTCGTATCTCCTCGGATAAAGCATTTCTCATAATAGTCTTCTCTGGATGTTCAACAGTTTGGTTCTCTATATTAAGAATATCACCATAAGTTGCCTCGTTGTCGTCAAACACATTATCATCAAAAGAAACATAACTTTTGCTTTTTCTGTTCAGCAATATTTGAACATCCTTTTCCTTTATGTTGAGTTCCTTTGATATAGTTTCAACAGATGGTTGAGATCCATTCTTCATCTCGTATTCTTTTATAAACTTTTCTATCTTCAGTAACTCATTCGTCCTATTCATAGGGAATCTAACAAGTCTAGACCTTTCTGATATGTATTTGAGTATTGACTGCTTTATCCACCAAACTGCGTAGGATATAAAGTGTAGTCCTCTTCTGTAATCAAACTTATCAACAGCAACTATGAGTCCAACATTACCCTCACTGATAAGATCAGCAATTGGAATACCGGTATTTATATAACTTTTAGCAACACTTACAACAAACCTTAAATTAGAAAGTATAAGTTTTGCTCTTGCTTCCTTGTCTCCTTCTGAAGCCCTCTTAGCAAGTTCTATCTCCTCCTCCCTTTTGAGAAGCGGAAACTTTTCAACCGCTTTAAAGTATTTCAAAACAACATTTTCACTGTTTGCGCTGCTGTGTCTAGCTTCTTCTAAGATATTGGTTAAATCCTCTTGGATCTTTACAGGATCTTCCGATCCAAAAAAGTTATCCTTAATCTTATCTTTTGACATAAAGTCCCTCTTTTATCTTCAATATATACAAATACTGTGCCAAGTTTTCAGTCAATCTTCCTAAATACATTTGTAAATACCTATCCAATATTTCGCTCAAAAAAACAAGTCAGTTTAAATTGTATAAAAAATATCCATATATGATGGATAAAAATTATACATATAGAAGAAACTACTAATTAAGTATCTATGAGTATTTAAACTGATTGGTAATAGGATATCGTCTGTCTTTACCAAATGATCTAGGTGTTATTTTAGTCCCTATTGGTGCTTGACGGCGTTTATATTCGTTTTTATCTACTACTTCTATAACATGCTTAATGAGTTTTATGTCAATACCAGTTTCTTCCGAGATTTCAGTAGGTGATTGTTCAGCCTCTAGGTATCTTTTCAGAATTTTATCCAACATATGATATGGTGGGAGAGTGTCTTCATCTTTTTGGTTTTCTCTAAGTTCTGCGGTTGGTGGGCGCTCTATTATACTTCTAGGTATTATATCAAAACCCTCTTTTCTATTTATATACTCAACTAATCTATAAACTGTAGTTTTGTAGATATCTTTTATCAGTGCAAATCCTCCTACCATATCCCCGTATAGTGTTGAGTATCCCATGCTTAACTCACTTTTGTTCCCAGTTGATACTACAAGCCATCCAAACTTATTTGACAGTGCCATCAGGATATTACCTCTAATTCTTGCTTGAAGGTTCTCTTCAGTTATATCCCAAGGCTTATCTTCAAATGAAGTCTGTAGTTCCGAGAGGTATGATTTAAAAATATTCTCAATTGACAGTTCAATGTATCTTATACCTAGATTTTCACAAACCTTCTTCGCATCATTTCTTGTCCCTTCTGAAGAAAATCTTGATGGCATACTTACACCAATAACATTATCTTTACCTAGCGCCTTAGCGCATAGGTAAGCAACTAGAGCAGAATCAATACCTCCACTAACACCTAAAACAACTTTACAAAAGTTATTCTTT contains:
- the pth gene encoding aminoacyl-tRNA hydrolase is translated as MAKSYAKLIVGLGNIGSQYTYTRHNIGFMAIDVLAKEYNVKFDIKKKKSALGIAKIGDKKVALLKPQTYMNISGEPVLYTASFLKIPPEDIIVVCDDVSLQVGKIRIRKEGSSGGHNGLKSVAYYLKTDLFPRIRIGIGEPPEYVPLENWVLSNITLKEYQILSKTLKVFKKVVEVILFEGIDSAMNKFNGLEPEDYEDILESSDLFSFNLED
- a CDS encoding prephenate dehydrogenase; this encodes MVDRLAIAGLGLIGGSIAIAVKNKYPNSKIVGITRNIESVRKNNFSKYFDLLLDYSELVETRNIDFCVICSPVSTIPEVFRTLKSYFGVRTIFTDVGSVKEWIVKEINDTSFIGSHPMAGSEKSGIENADPNIFLNATCVVTPKNNSEEQIKIVSEFWNNLDMNVILLSPEVHDKIVSQTSHLVHLVSFALSKLLSQSEFSKDMFYGIFGKGLIDTTRVSKSDPHLWIDIFKRNKNNLIDALEDFISVIRTFRDYVKVENWDTLLESLMKAKNFRDSIK
- a CDS encoding RNA polymerase sigma factor RpoD/SigA; amino-acid sequence: MSKDKIKDNFFGSEDPVKIQEDLTNILEEARHSSANSENVVLKYFKAVEKFPLLKREEEIELAKRASEGDKEARAKLILSNLRFVVSVAKSYINTGIPIADLISEGNVGLIVAVDKFDYRRGLHFISYAVWWIKQSILKYISERSRLVRFPMNRTNELLKIEKFIKEYEMKNGSQPSVETISKELNIKEKDVQILLNRKSKSYVSFDDNVFDDNEATYGDILNIENQTVEHPEKTIMRNALSEEIRSIVEALPEKEREVIKYRFGFYGKPYSLKEIGEIMGFTKERVRQIESRAIDRMKEIIKTRSPELLEIGFI